DNA from Triplophysa dalaica isolate WHDGS20190420 chromosome 21, ASM1584641v1, whole genome shotgun sequence:
GCCTAACAGGATACATTAAAAGCTGAATAGAAAATGTGAAGTACTAGCAACCCTGTTTATCAAAGCACTGTTCATCTTTAAAGGAACCAATGAAACGTATATTCAATGAGAATTCagataaaatgaaacatttaatggCCATGAAAGGAAAGAGCAGAGAGAAACCATCctagtttttaaacaaaacgggtttattttgtaatctgtCATGAGAACAACTTTCACAAAATACTTCCTTTTAACAAACCATGATTTAGTGTtgccttttttttacaaaacttcACAAATGTCTTTTTCTAAGATCATTGTAGGAGaacagtttaaatgttttttctgttaGTACTGGCCTGAATGGCAGAGGTATTATTCTAAAATTGTTTAGacatacaaatttaaatataggggaaaataaaaatataaatgaagaggttttttttttaaactttttattgtgcattccaattgatatcaaactgcagttggtttgttttgatttaagccataacttaaaaaataaagaaaacaaaacgcaTGATTTTCAAACTCATCAAATTAAACAAACGTATCTAGTTTTAAATTTCCAAGTTCACTTGTTCATAGTGCAAATCAATTGAAGAGAATCTTTCCATTgattaaaattttaatttcaaatcttaaattgacaaataaaaatcttcAACAGGTAGAATGTGTTATCCTTaaagcaactttttttttaaacgttattcgcatgtttttagattttattcaaATGCATATCTAAATGGTTTCATAGAATACTCTGTAGGGACGTAGGAcacttaatttatttgtttccaaaataaaacatttcagcattgttttaataaattctGTAATCGTTTTTTAATTGGAATATGTTGGTCCTTTCAAATCTTCTGCCACATGATGGCGTCATTGCAAAGTAAACCAGTGTCTAATCTGTTATTGATGTTCAATCAATATCCTGAGGTTTTGTTACAACATAACAGAAGTTAAACAAAGTGTCATTTATCGTGCACGTTTTATACTAAACTTAGTCAATGAATTATTACGATATTCCAGTTTGACCTTGGGTGCAATCAAATGCACCTATTTTGGCACACGTTCGTATCACGTATCACAAACTATCCTAagcaataaatgatatacagtatgttatcaCATCAAATGATTATATTCATACAATCAATAACTCCAATGAAAGATCAAATCACCAGCATTGGTGTTTAAAGACATCAACGTCtcctttattttacattttacaaatggTAAGCAAAGGGTTCGCAGGACCCATTCCGATTGGCCAATAATCACTTAAAAAATATCAGAAAGCTTTTTTCTTCccacaaacactgaaaaaacCTTTACGTGAAGCATTTCATCATGATCTCATATCAACAAGTCAAGGCCACAGGCTTGCATCAACTAAACCTTGACATCTTGATTTATTTGACCTTTAGTCTGTGACACTATTGGCTGTGATATGGACTTGTTGTTGCCTTAACCCTTTGTTTACTACTGTGTGAAATTTGAGTTAAGTGATAATAGCCAAAAACTGTTTAGATTTATAATGGATTTTGGTGCATTATCAAATCAAACAGTTTAAATTTGCTTGTAAGAGGGAGTAATCCCAACGGCATGAAGTCAAAAGAAAGGGTGCCTCTACTGATATTTATATCCATTAATGTTTTACATAAGAAGACTTTGTGCCAGTTATGCCAAGAGTGCCATTGCAAAAGCCTCCAACATCTATGCATGGATATGATATAGCACAACAGTCCACGTTGCTAATGGCCTCAAGGATGTTCACATCACACATTTGGCTGGTCTAACAGCATCTTTGAGCAGCAGGTAGTCAGAGATGCAAGTGGGGAGGTAAGAGAGCGGCAGCCAGAAAAACTTAGCATCCCACCCCGGGGAATAACGGGTACGTGGACGGACAGCAGAGACGGCGTGCTCCATACAGCTCACCACCTTCATCAGATTGCCGTCTGGCATTTTGGAGAATTTCTCTTTCATCACGTTTTCCACTGATTGACAATCAAACAAGCAAATAGGATTACAACATAATACATGGTCCCAACCAAAACATTCAATATGCTGCTTAATATATGAAAACAATGCATATATTAAAGCCTCAAATTCATAAAAGCACACATTATACATGTACCTTTATCAACATAATCATGTCCATATTCCTCTTTGGTCTCCTCTGGTATCTTTTCCCAAAGCTGCCTCACATTTCTGATATGTAGGTCAACATCCGTCACGTTGGTTTTGAAGAATCCTGGTTCAATGCACAGAACCTTCACACCAAAGTAATACAAGGTCCtcctaaaatattaaaaatgaccCTTTGCATCATAATGCATCAAGTAATTGAATGTATTGACTCTCAAAGCCATCTGCTCTACCTGAGAGTGTCATTAAAAGCTTCCACGCCATATTTCGACACAGAATATGGGCCACCGAAAGGACTTATTCTTCCGAACACGCTTGCGACGTTAACCACGCGACCTCTGGCCTTTTTGATGAGCGGCAGGACGCTGAGGGTCACACCGATGACCCCATTAAGGTTGACATCCAGCATGATCTCATAGTCTTGCAGTGTCAGCCAATCATCAGGGCCCGATGGTAGAGCTACACC
Protein-coding regions in this window:
- the LOC130410365 gene encoding retinol dehydrogenase 7-like, with translation MFLYICGLVVLYYIVRWYRERERVPDRGNKYVFITGCDSGFGKLLTSHLDKCGFCVVAACLTEKGEEELKKSCSSRLSTVHLNVTKSESIDKAFAFIKNLVGEKGLWALVNNAGVALPSGPDDWLTLQDYEIMLDVNLNGVIGVTLSVLPLIKKARGRVVNVASVFGRISPFGGPYSVSKYGVEAFNDTLRRTLYYFGVKVLCIEPGFFKTNVTDVDLHIRNVRQLWEKIPEETKEEYGHDYVDKVENVMKEKFSKMPDGNLMKVVSCMEHAVSAVRPRTRYSPGWDAKFFWLPLSYLPTCISDYLLLKDAVRPAKCVM